The Gammaproteobacteria bacterium genome has a segment encoding these proteins:
- a CDS encoding aspartate aminotransferase family protein → MNDVNRYQNIIQDRASRESFWMPFTANRQFKDAPRLLVAAEGMHYTTADGRKILDGQAGLWCVNAGHGQRKIVEAIQRQIEELDFAPTFNMGHPLPFELANRLVKHTPGDMNYVFFTNSGSESVDTALKIAIAYHRARGEGARQRLIGREKGYHGVNFGGVSVGGIVTNRKQFGSLLTGVDHLPHTLNIKANAFTRGLPDGGTELADELEHIVGLHDASTIAAVIVEPVAGSAGVILPPKGYLKRLREICDKYGILLIFDEVITGYGRLGEPFGAQYFDVLPDIMTTAKGLTNGTIPMGAVFVREHVYEAFMNGPENMIELFHGYTYSGHPVAAAAGIATMDVYEEHGLLTRGAELASYWEDAVHSLKDLPNVIDIRNLGLVAGIELDSRPGEPGKRAFDVHVRCFEKGALVRFTGDIIAMSPPLIIEKSQIDELIGVLAEAIKATK, encoded by the coding sequence ATGAACGACGTGAACCGCTATCAAAACATTATCCAGGATCGTGCCAGCAGGGAGTCCTTCTGGATGCCCTTTACGGCCAATCGCCAGTTCAAGGATGCACCCCGTTTGCTGGTTGCGGCCGAAGGTATGCATTACACCACGGCGGATGGCCGCAAGATCCTCGACGGGCAGGCCGGTCTCTGGTGCGTCAATGCGGGCCACGGCCAACGTAAAATTGTAGAGGCGATTCAGCGCCAGATCGAGGAACTGGATTTCGCCCCCACCTTCAATATGGGGCATCCGCTGCCCTTCGAGCTGGCAAACCGGCTGGTCAAGCACACGCCCGGGGACATGAACTACGTGTTCTTCACCAACTCGGGCTCCGAGTCGGTGGATACCGCGCTCAAGATCGCCATTGCCTACCATCGCGCGCGCGGCGAGGGTGCCCGTCAGCGCCTGATCGGGCGCGAAAAGGGTTACCACGGCGTCAATTTCGGCGGGGTGTCGGTAGGCGGCATCGTCACCAACCGCAAGCAGTTCGGCAGCCTGCTCACCGGCGTCGATCACCTGCCCCATACCCTGAACATCAAGGCCAACGCCTTCACCCGCGGCCTGCCGGACGGCGGCACGGAACTGGCGGACGAGCTCGAGCACATCGTCGGCCTGCACGATGCCTCCACCATCGCCGCGGTCATCGTGGAGCCGGTGGCCGGTTCGGCGGGCGTGATTCTGCCGCCCAAGGGATATCTCAAACGCCTGCGTGAGATCTGCGACAAGTACGGCATTCTGCTGATCTTCGACGAAGTGATCACCGGTTACGGACGCCTGGGCGAGCCCTTCGGCGCGCAGTACTTCGATGTGCTGCCCGACATCATGACCACCGCCAAGGGCCTGACCAACGGCACCATCCCCATGGGCGCGGTGTTCGTGCGCGAGCACGTCTACGAGGCCTTCATGAACGGCCCCGAAAACATGATCGAGCTGTTCCATGGCTACACTTATTCAGGGCATCCGGTCGCTGCCGCAGCGGGCATCGCGACCATGGACGTCTACGAGGAGCACGGCCTGCTGACCCGCGGTGCCGAGCTGGCATCGTACTGGGAAGATGCGGTGCACAGCCTGAAAGATCTGCCCAACGTCATCGACATCCGCAATCTGGGTCTGGTGGCGGGCATAGAACTCGACTCGCGGCCGGGCGAACCCGGTAAGCGGGCGTTTGATGTCCATGTGAGGTGTTTTGAGAAAGGTGCCTTGGTGCGGTTTACGGGCGACATCATCGCGATGTCCCCGCCGCTGATTATCGAGAAGTCGCAGATAGACGAACTGATCGGTGTACTGGCCGAGGCGATCAAGGCGACCAAGTGA